Proteins from one Malaya genurostris strain Urasoe2022 chromosome 2, Malgen_1.1, whole genome shotgun sequence genomic window:
- the LOC131426941 gene encoding RAC serine/threonine-protein kinase, with protein sequence MSTADSNPSQTVPISQPTRVTQPVAITAQIVKEGWLYKRGEHIKNWRSRYFILRDDGTLVGYKNRPDASFQAEPSNNFTVRGCQIMSVDRPRPFTFIIRGLQWTTVIERMFHVEEEKERQEWVEAIRSVANRITEAEAYQAGSQSNEDVEMASIAEDELLTEKFSVQGTSTGKISGRKKVTLENFEFLKVLGKGTFGKVILCREKTTAKLYAIKILKKEVIVQKDEVAHTMAENRVLKKTNHPFLISLKYSFQTVDRLCFVMQYVNGGELFFHLSRERVFSEDRTRFYGAEIISALGYLHSHEIVYRDLKLENLLLDKDGHIKIADFGLCKEQITYGRTTKTFCGTPEYLAPEVLEDNDYGLAVDWWGTGVVMYEMMCGRLPFYNRDHDILFTLILMEEVKFPRNISANARDLLSGLLMKQPKDRLGGGPTDAKEIMLHPFFSSINWTDLVQKRITPPFQPQVTSDTDTRYFDSEFTGESVELTPPDNSGPLGAIQEEPHFSQFSYQDMASTLNTPSFINNPTSFVSMQ encoded by the exons ATGTCTACTGCGGACAGTAATCCGTCGCAGACGGTTCCGATATCGCAGCCCACTCGTGTTACCCAACCGGTTGCCATCACTGCCCAAATCGTGAAGGAAGGTTGGCTCTACAAACGTGGTGAACATATTAAGAACTGGCGCTCGCGATACTTCATCCTTCGGGACGATGGAACCTTGGTCGGGTACAAGAATCGACCGGATGCCTCGTTTCAAGCGGAACCCTCGAACAACTTCACCGTGCGCGGTTGCCAGATAATGTCAGTCGATAGACCCCGGCCTTTCACATTCATCATACGCGGCTTACAGTGGACCACCGTTATCGAGCGGATGTTTCACGTCGAGGAAGAAAAAGAACGTCAGGAATGGGTCGAAGCGATCAGAAGTGTGGCTAATCGAATAACGGAAGCCGAAGCATACCAGGCAGGATCACAATCGAACGAAGACGTAGAAATGGCATCCATTGCTGAGGATGAACTGTTGACTGAGAAATTTTCGGTACAGGGAACCTCCACTGGGAAAATTAGTGGTAGAAAGAAAGTG ACACTGGAAAATTTCGAGTTCTTAAAAGTGCTCGGCAAGGGAACCTTCGGAAAGGTAATTCTGTGTCGTGAAAAGACTACCGCCAAACTGTACGCCATCAAGATTCTCAAGAAAGAAGTCATCGTCCAGAAAGATGAAGTCGCCCACACGATGGCGGAAAAtcgtgtgctgaaaaaaacaaaCCATCCTTTCCTGATA TCGTTGAAATATTCTTTTCAAACCGTCGACCGCCTGTGCTTCGTGATGCAGTACGTCAACGGGGGAGAGCTATTTTTCCATCTGAGCCGCGAGCGAGTTTTCTCCGAGGACCGAACACGATTTTATGGCGCCGAAATCATTTCAGCATTGGG ATACCTGCACTCGCATGAAATTGTCTACCGAGACTTGAAATTGGAAAATCTGTTGCTGGACAAGGACGGCCATATCAAAATTGCTGACTTCGGACTCTGCAAGGAACAGATCACCTACGGACGCACAACGAAAACCTTCTGCGGTACACCGGAATATCTGGCACCGGAAGTGCTGGAGGACAACGATTACGGCTTAGCGGTTGACTGGTGGGGTACCGGTGTGGTTATGTATGAGATGATGTGTGGTCGACTACCGTTCTACAATCGTGATCACGATATCCTGTTCACGTTGATTCTGATGGAAGAGGTTAAGTTCCCACGAAATATCAGTGCCAACGCGAGAGATTTGCTCAGTGGACTACTAATGAAACAGCCCAAAGATCGACTAGGCGGTGGACCAACCGATGCGAAGGAGATAATGCTGCATCCTTTCTTTTCCAGCATCAACTGGACCGATTTAGTGCAGAAACGCATAACACCTCCTTTCCAGCCTCAGGTGACCTCCGATACCGACACGCGCTACTTCGACTCGGAGTTTACCGGTGAAAGTGTTGAGCTTACTCCACCTGACAATAGCGGTCCACTGGGAGCCATACAAGAGGAACCACATTTTTCACAG TTCAGCTATCAAGACATGGCATCCACCTTAAATACACCGTCGTTCATCAACAACCCGACCAGCTTCGTGTCGATGCAGTGA